The following proteins are co-located in the Manihot esculenta cultivar AM560-2 chromosome 9, M.esculenta_v8, whole genome shotgun sequence genome:
- the LOC110623554 gene encoding uncharacterized protein LOC110623554 — protein sequence MKLLNAHMEKSREEAMKSNCPRKLDFNLPLLSTRRLGVFPGANSRIASQDTGDGIPFCWEQAPGKPKNLEINDIREGDTPRPKLPPCRWQPQKKPLPKPNALNIHAHDDGCDADVDDNGDAEDEDDVYSDAVDVLSLTEAIDIVQKAEDHQEAMDSLNLESVESRGGQSPNFMIERFLPDATAIAASSALYSAKNLNRKLPYFCSNYAEEYNSQTVVGSCSSEASQKGCGLELLFPWRMKHKLCGIKSPVRQVSSNVRSLSLTTKQHKHCSTARPFTRVKKDS from the coding sequence ATGAAACTGCTGAATGCCCACATGGAAAAGTCAAGAGAAGAAGCCATGAAATCAAATTGTCCCAGAAAGCTAGACTTCAATTTGCCACTGTTATCAACCAGACGGCTCGGTGTTTTCCCTGGTGCAAACTCACGTATCGCTTCCCAGGATACAGGTGATGGGATCCCATTTTGCTGGGAACAAGCTCCTGGCAAACCCAAGAACCTGGAGATAAATGACATCCGCGAGGGAGACACTCCCCGTCCTAAGCTCCCACCCTGCAGATGGCAGCCACAGAAAAAACCACTCCCAAAGCCAAATGCTCTCAACATTCACGCCCACGACGACGGTTGCGATGCTGATGTAGATGACAATGGCGATGCTGAAGACGAGGATGATGTATACTCAGATGCTGTAGATGTTCTATCACTAACAGAAGCAATAGACATTGTCCAGAAAGCTGAGGATCATCAGGAAGCAATGGATAGTTTAAATTTAGAGAGCGTGGAGTCTAGGGGTGGCCAGTCACCCAATTTCATGATCGAGCGCTTTCTTCCTGATGCTACTGCAATAGCTGCATCATCTGCATTGTATTCTGCAAAGAATTTGAACAGGAAGCTTCCATATTTTTGCAGCAATTATGCCGAGGAGTACAATTCACAAACAGTTGTGGGGTCATGTTCTTCAGAGGCATCCCAGAAAGGATGCGGGCTAGAACTTTTGTTTCCCTGGCGAATGAAGCACAAGCTATGTGGTATAAAGAGCCCTGTCCGGCAAGTCTCATCAAATGTCCGATCTCTGTCTCTTACTACAAAACAACACAAACATTGTTCAACTGCTAGGCCTTTTACCCGTGTAAAGAAAGATTCTTAA
- the LOC110622041 gene encoding importin subunit beta-1 translates to MALEITSILLSAQSLDAKFRNEGEVNLRQFQEQNLPLFLFSLSVELANDDKPNESRRLAGILLKNSLDAKDATRKEHLVQQWMMIETSIKSQIKDLLLRTLGSSVQEARNTSAQVIAKVASIEIPRKQWPDLIGLLLNNMTQQDRPAALKQATLETLGYVCEGISNQDLVQDEVNSVLTAVVQGMTLVQHGPEVRLAATRALYNALDFAQTNFENEMERNYIMKVVCETALSKEAEIRQGAFECLVSIASTYYEVLEPYMQTLFQLTSNAVKGDEETVSLQAIEFWSSICDEEIERQEYNRLESGDSEPVHSHFIKKALPSLVPMLLETLLKQDEDQGQDDSIWNISMAGGTCLGLIARTVGDEIVPLVMPFVEANIVKPDWHCREAATYAFGSILEGPSVDILIPLVNAGLDFLLNAMRDENKHVKDTTGWTLSRVFELLHSPANGFSVISSENLHRIVAVLLESINDAPHVAEKVCGAIYYLAQGCEGARSSSSLLTPCLPGIISQLLKTAERTDGGDSKLRSSAYETLNEVIRSSNIVETSHIIAELLPVIMNKLGQTLNVQIVSSDDRENQGDLQASLCGVLQVIIQKLGSTDETKTIILQAADPIMILFLRVLACRNSTAHEEAMLAIGALAYASGSEFGKYMPELYKYLEMALQNFEEYQVCAITIGVLGDICRAMDDKILPYCDGIMSHLIRDLQSAELHRSVKPSIFSCFGDIALAIGEQFVKYIEPAITMMQSAAQICAQMNTSDEEFIDYGNQLKCSICEAYSGILQGFKNFKTEVMLPHAGHLLQFIELLFRESQRDESVTRAAVALMGDVADALGSNTKLLFRDNTFYVDFLGECLQSNDQQLKETANWTQGIIARIMVS, encoded by the exons ATGGCTTTGGAGATCACTTCAATTCTGTTGTCTGCCCAGTCGCTGGATGCAAAATTTAGAAATGAGGGGGAGGTTAATCTTAGGCAGTTCCAAGAGCAGAATTTGcctcttttccttttttctttatcaGTTGAACTTGCAAACGATGATAAGCCTAATGAATCTCGTCGATTGGCTGGTATTTTACTCAAGAACTCTTTGGATGCAAAAGATGCCACGAGAAAAGAACATCTTGTCCAACAATGGATGATGATTGAAACTTCCATTAAATCTCAAATCAAAGACTTGTTATTGAGAACACTTGGTTCATCTGTGCAGGAGGCAAGAAATACATCTGCCCAAGTAATTGCCAAGGTTGCTTCCATTGAGATTCCCCGTAAGCAATGGCCTGATCTAATTGGATTGTTGCTCAACAATATGACCCAGCAAGATCGTCCTGCAGCACTAAAACAGGCAACCCTGGAAACTCTTGGCTATGTTTGTGAGGGAATATCCAATCAGGATCTTGTGCAAGACGAAGTGAATTCTGTTCTTACTGCAGTTGTCCAAGGCATGACCCTTGTACAACATGGTCCTGAAGTCCGCCTTGCAGCAACAAGGGCTTTATATAATGCCTTGGATTTTGCACAGACCAACTTTGAAAATGAAATGGAGCGAAATTACATAATGAAGGTGGTCTGTGAGACAGCATTGTCCAAAGAGGCAGAGATTAGACAGGGTGCTTTCGAGTGTCTTGTTTCAATAGCATCAACATACTATGAAGTGCTTGAACCTTATATGCAGACCCTCTTTCAACTCACATCAAATGCAGTAAAAGGAGATGAAGAGACAGTTTCCCTCCAAGCAATTGAGTTCTGGAGCTCCATCTGTGATGAAGAGATAGAGCGTCAAGAATATAATCGTCTTGAAAGTGGAGACTCTGAGCCTGTTCATTCTCATTTCATAAAGAAGGCCCTTCCGTCTCTCGTTCCTATGTTGCTGGAAACATTACTGAAGCAAGATGAAGATCAGGGTCAGGATGATAGCATTTGGAATATATCCATGGCAGGTGGGACATGTCTAGGTCTTATTGCCAGAACCGTTGGGGATGAGATTGTGCCTCTCGTAATGCCTTTTGTGGAGGCTAACATTGTAAAGCCAGATTGGCATTGTCGTGAGGCAGCTACATATGCATTTGGCTCAATTCTTGAAGGCCCAAGTGTTGATATTCTTATCCCACTAGTTAATGCTGGCTTAGATTTTCTGCTTAATGCTATGAGGGATGAAAATAAACATGTGAAGGACACAACTGGATGGACACTCAGTCGTGTATTTGAGTTGTTGCACAGTCCCGCTAATGGATTTTCTGTGATTTCTAGTGAGAACCTCCATCGGATTGTGGCAGTTTTACTGGAGAGTATCAATGATGCTCCACATGTAGCTGAGAAGGTTTGTGGGGCAATCTATTACCTTGCTCAGGGATGTGAGGGAGCAAGAAGTAGCTCCTCTCTCCTCACTCCTTGTCTTCCTGGCATCATCTCTCAACTTCTTAAAACTGCTGAGCGTACAGATGGGGGTGACTCAAAGCTCAGGTCTTCTGCATATGAAACCTTGAATGAGGTTATCAGGTCTTCCAATATTGTAGAAACATCCCATATTATTGCGGAGCTGCTCCCAGTCATCATGAACAAGTTAGGGCAGACTCTAAATGTTCAGATTGTATCTTCAGATGACAGAGAGAATCAAGGAGATTTGCAGGCTTCACTTTGTGGTGTTCTACAAGTCATCATCCAGAAACTTGGCAGCACCGATGAGACCAAGACCATTATACTTCAGGCTGCAGATCCAATTATGATTCTGTTCCTCCGTGTGTTGGCTTGCCGAAACTCTACAGCGCATGAGGAAGCAATGCTAGCAATTGGTGCTCTGGCTTATGCCTCTGGGTCAGAGTTTGGCAAATACATGCCTGAATTATACAAGTATCTGGAAATGGCATTGCAGAATTTTGAGGAGTATCAGGTTTGTGCCATCACAATTGGGGTGTTAGGGGACATTTGCCGTGCAATGGATGACAAGATTTTACCATACTGTGATGGGATCATGAGCCACCTTATCCGTGATCTCCAAAGTGCTGAACTCCATCGATCTGTCAAGCCTTCCATATTCTCTTGTTTTGGGGATATTGCTCTTGCAATAGGGGAGCAATTCGTGAAGTACATCGAGCCTGCAATAACAATGATGCAGAGTGCTGCTCAAATTTGTGCCCAGATGAATACCAGTGATGAGGAGTTTATTGACTATGGTAACCAGCTCAAGTGTAGCATCTGTGAAGCTTATTCTGGTATTCTTCAGGGATTCAAAAATTTCAAGACAGAGGTGATGCTTCCACATGCTGGACATCTTTTGCAGTTCATAGAATTGCTCTTCAGAGAGAGCCAAAg GGATGAGAGCGTGACAAGAGCTGCAGTTGCATTGATGGGTGATGTGGCAGACGCTCTTGGTTCCAACACAAAGTTATTGTTTCGAGACAACACATTCTATGTTGATTTTCTTGGCGAGTGTCTTCAATCTAATGATCAACAGCTTAAGGAGACAGCAAATTGGACCCAGGGGATAATTGCACGGATTATGGTTTCATGA